The following proteins are co-located in the Cetobacterium sp. NK01 genome:
- a CDS encoding restriction endonuclease subunit S: protein MSKLQQLIDELCPDGVEYSYLEEILDYEQPTKYIVKDTNYNDSFKIPVLTAGQSFILGYTDEESGIYEATKENPTIIFDDFTTSFHWVDFNFKIKSSAMKMLRINLNEIKNISFRYVYHCMKNITYNPVDHSRQWIGKYSKFQIPLPPLPVQEEIVRILDTFTELTTELTTELTTELTMRKQQYEYYRDSLLNKNKQQNNVVLKSIVKKGCSGGTPKKGEEKFYLNGTVPWLRTQDVKFNEIFKIDSFITEEAVKKTSAKWIPANCVIVAISGATAGRCAINKIPTTTNQHCYNMEIDETKALYKYIYYCVCSQYEELLSRKQGARGDLNSSLILGISIPLPSLKEQQRIVDILDRFDTLVNDIKTGLPAEIEARKQQYEYYRDKLLTFKKLEK from the coding sequence ATGAGTAAGTTACAGCAATTAATAGATGAACTATGTCCTGATGGAGTAGAGTACAGCTATTTAGAAGAAATATTAGATTATGAACAACCGACAAAATATATAGTTAAAGATACAAATTATAATGATAGTTTTAAAATACCTGTTTTAACAGCTGGACAATCATTTATCTTAGGATACACAGATGAAGAATCAGGTATTTATGAAGCTACTAAAGAAAATCCAACTATAATCTTTGATGATTTTACAACATCTTTTCATTGGGTAGATTTTAATTTTAAAATTAAATCATCTGCTATGAAAATGTTGAGAATAAATTTAAATGAAATTAAAAATATATCTTTTAGGTATGTTTATCATTGTATGAAAAATATAACATATAATCCTGTTGATCATTCGAGACAGTGGATTGGAAAATATTCCAAATTCCAAATCCCCCTACCACCATTACCAGTACAAGAGGAGATTGTGCGTATTTTAGATACATTTACAGAGCTTACAACAGAGCTTACAACAGAGCTTACAACAGAGCTTACAATGAGAAAACAGCAGTATGAATATTATAGAGATAGTTTATTAAATAAAAATAAACAACAAAATAATGTAGTGCTTAAAAGTATAGTTAAAAAAGGATGTTCAGGAGGAACTCCTAAAAAAGGAGAAGAAAAATTTTATTTAAATGGAACAGTTCCTTGGTTAAGGACACAGGATGTTAAATTTAATGAAATTTTTAAAATTGATAGTTTTATAACTGAAGAGGCAGTAAAAAAAACGTCTGCAAAATGGATTCCAGCAAACTGTGTAATTGTTGCTATTTCAGGTGCTACAGCAGGTAGATGTGCAATAAACAAAATTCCAACAACAACAAATCAGCACTGCTATAATATGGAAATAGATGAAACTAAAGCTCTTTATAAATATATATATTATTGTGTTTGTAGTCAATATGAAGAACTACTTTCGAGAAAACAAGGTGCAAGAGGCGATCTAAATTCATCTTTAATACTAGGAATATCTATTCCTTTACCTTCTCTTAAAGAACAACAACGTATCGTTGATATACTTGATCGTTTTGATACTCTTGTGAATGATATTAAAACTGGATTACCAGCAGAGATAGAAGCAAGAAAACAGCAATATGAATACTATAGAGACAAACTACTTACATTTAAAAAGTTGGAGAAATAG
- a CDS encoding type I restriction-modification system subunit M yields MSSIAQRAELQSQIWKIANDVRGSIDGWDFKQYVLGTLFYRFISENFSNYIEAGDDSFKYADLSDDVITEDIKEDAIKTKGYFIYPSQLFINIAKNANTNESLNTDLAAIFSAIESSANGYPSESDIKGLFADFDTTSNRLGNTVKDKNSRLAAVIKGVEGLNFGEFEDNHIDLFGDAYEFLISNYAANAGKSGGEFFTPQSVSKLIAKLATHNQETINKIYDPAAGSGSLLLQAKKQFDDHIIEDGFYGQEINHTTYNLARMNMFLHNVNYDKFDIALGNTLLDPHFGDEKPFDAIVSNPPYSVNWIGSDDPTLINDERFAPAGVLAPKSKADFAFVLHCLNYLSSKGRAAIVCFPGIFYRGGAEQKIRKYLIENNFVETVISLAPNLFFGTSIAVNILILSKHKADSKTQFIDASGEDFFKKETNNNILTEEHIEEILRIFDTKEDIDHVSKSVDNSKIAEENYNLSVNTYVEAKDTREVIDIKELNTKIKATVSNIDRLRIEIDKIIAEIEVE; encoded by the coding sequence ATGTCGAGTATAGCACAAAGAGCTGAATTACAATCACAGATTTGGAAAATAGCCAATGATGTCCGTGGTTCAATAGATGGATGGGATTTTAAGCAATACGTTTTAGGAACGTTATTTTATAGATTTATTAGTGAGAACTTCTCTAACTACATTGAGGCTGGAGATGATAGCTTTAAATATGCAGATTTAAGTGATGATGTTATCACAGAGGATATTAAAGAGGATGCAATAAAAACAAAGGGATATTTTATTTATCCAAGCCAGCTGTTCATTAACATTGCTAAGAATGCAAACACTAATGAAAGCTTAAATACAGATTTAGCAGCAATTTTTTCAGCTATTGAAAGTTCTGCAAACGGTTATCCTTCTGAATCTGATATAAAAGGATTATTTGCTGATTTTGATACTACAAGCAATAGATTAGGAAATACAGTTAAAGACAAAAATAGTCGTTTAGCTGCTGTTATTAAAGGTGTTGAAGGTCTTAACTTTGGAGAGTTTGAAGACAATCATATAGATCTATTTGGTGACGCATATGAGTTTTTAATCTCTAACTATGCTGCTAATGCAGGTAAATCTGGTGGAGAGTTCTTTACACCTCAAAGTGTATCAAAGCTTATTGCAAAATTAGCAACACATAATCAAGAAACAATTAATAAAATTTATGACCCTGCTGCTGGATCAGGTTCATTACTACTACAAGCTAAGAAGCAATTTGATGACCATATTATTGAAGATGGTTTCTATGGACAAGAGATTAATCACACAACATATAACCTTGCTCGTATGAATATGTTTTTACATAATGTAAACTACGATAAGTTTGATATAGCATTAGGAAATACTCTTTTAGATCCACATTTTGGAGATGAAAAACCATTTGATGCTATTGTATCAAATCCACCATATTCAGTTAATTGGATTGGTAGTGATGATCCAACTCTTATCAATGATGAACGTTTTGCTCCTGCTGGAGTGTTAGCACCAAAATCTAAAGCAGACTTTGCTTTTGTACTTCACTGTTTAAATTATCTTTCTAGTAAAGGTCGTGCTGCTATAGTTTGTTTCCCTGGAATATTCTATCGTGGTGGAGCAGAGCAGAAAATTAGAAAGTATCTAATTGAGAATAACTTTGTTGAAACAGTTATATCGTTAGCACCTAACCTTTTCTTTGGTACTTCAATAGCTGTTAATATACTAATTCTTTCTAAACATAAAGCTGATTCTAAAACTCAATTTATAGATGCTAGTGGAGAGGACTTCTTCAAGAAAGAAACGAATAATAACATTTTAACAGAGGAGCACATTGAAGAAATTTTAAGAATATTTGACACTAAAGAGGATATTGATCATGTTTCAAAATCTGTTGATAATTCTAAAATAGCTGAAGAGAATTATAATCTTTCTGTAAATACTTATGTAGAAGCTAAAGATACAAGAGAGGTTATAGATATAAAAGAACTAAACACTAAAATAAAAGCAACAGTAAGCAATATAGATAGACTTCGTATTGAAATAGATAAGATAATTGCAGAGATTGAGGTGGAGTAA
- a CDS encoding glutaredoxin domain-containing protein has protein sequence MIKVFGKEDCSKCETLKKILDDKGLEYEYTQDLKTLMIVASKARIMSAPVVEKDGKYYSMESFLEVL, from the coding sequence ATGATAAAGGTATTTGGAAAAGAAGATTGTAGTAAGTGTGAGACTTTAAAGAAAATTTTAGATGATAAAGGTCTTGAATATGAGTATACTCAGGATTTAAAAACACTTATGATCGTAGCAAGTAAGGCTAGAATTATGAGTGCACCTGTTGTTGAAAAAGATGGTAAATACTATTCTATGGAAAGCTTCTTAGAGGTTTTATAA
- the catA gene encoding type A chloramphenicol O-acetyltransferase, giving the protein MFFKEIDIEKWKRREYYEQFSKNTPCTMSLTTKIDITNIKKLNLKVYPALIFSLTKAVNQFEEFRINKNDKGVLGVYKTLYPCYTYLKKENELFTNIWSDNIESYSEFYNSYIFDTSEYTKTTKLLGKENIPENTFPISMIPWNTFDGFNLNLKNGYDYYLPIFTFGKFILENNKYLIPLSIQVHHAVCDGFHLCRFIEKLQELIDNDITFLIEKNKF; this is encoded by the coding sequence ATGTTTTTTAAAGAGATTGATATTGAAAAATGGAAAAGAAGAGAATATTATGAACAATTTTCAAAAAATACCCCTTGTACAATGAGTTTAACAACTAAAATAGATATAACTAATATAAAGAAATTAAATTTAAAAGTGTATCCTGCTTTAATATTTTCTTTAACTAAAGCCGTTAACCAATTTGAAGAATTTAGAATAAATAAAAATGATAAAGGTGTTTTAGGAGTTTATAAAACCTTATATCCTTGCTACACTTATTTAAAAAAAGAAAATGAATTATTTACTAATATCTGGAGTGATAATATAGAATCCTACTCTGAATTTTATAACTCCTATATTTTTGATACGTCTGAATATACAAAAACTACAAAACTGCTTGGAAAAGAAAATATTCCTGAAAATACCTTTCCAATTTCTATGATTCCTTGGAATACTTTCGATGGATTCAATTTAAATTTAAAAAATGGCTATGATTATTATCTTCCAATATTTACTTTTGGAAAATTTATTTTAGAAAATAATAAATACTTAATACCTCTTTCTATTCAAGTGCATCATGCTGTATGCGATGGGTTTCATCTCTGTAGATTTATAGAGAAATTACAAGAACTTATTGATAACGACATTACTTTTCTAATTGAAAAAAATAAATTTTAA
- a CDS encoding type I restriction endonuclease subunit R: MAEYKPITETNNFIVLDKYNKIAQQGVSYQTEAQLEAELIRDLQNQGYEYLPKLINTKEMLKNIRIQLENLNEVKFLDSEWKRFCEEYLDKPSDNYIDKTRKIHDDYIYDFTFDDGHLKNIYLLDKKNMSRNKLQVISQFQQKGTSSNRYDVTILVNGLPLIQVELKKRGIAIREAFNQVNRYTKESFNADNSLFKYLQICVISNGTDTRYFANTTKRDKNSFDFTMNWAKSDNTLIRDLKDFTATFFQKNTLLDILLHYSVFDSNNILLIMRPYQIAATERILWKIKSSYLAKKWKTLESGGYIWHTTGSGKTLTSFKAARLATELDFIDKVFFVVDRKDLDYQTMKEYQRFSPDSVNGSENTAGLKRNVEKDDNKIIVTTIQKLNNLIKTEADLPIYDKQVVFIFDEAHRSQFGEAQKNIAKKFKKYYQFGFTGTPIFPENALGSETTASVFGTELHSYVITDAIRDEKVLKFKVDYNDVRPKFKSLEKEQDEDKLTSEEAKVAFLHPERIKEISQYILNNFKIKTHRTYNGEKGFNAMFTVSSVEAAKLYYETLTNLQKNREKPLKIATIFSFAANEEQNSKGDIGDETFEPSAMNQSAKEFLISAINDYNTMFKTNFGIDSKEFQNYYRDLANRVRKQEIDLLIVVGMFLTGFDAPTLNTLFVDKNLRYHGLIQAFSRTNRIYDSTKTFGNIVTFRDLEAATIDAITLFGDKNTKNVVLEKSYKEYMEGFTDISTGAARRGYIEVVRELNSRFPNVDDIVTERDKKDFAKLFGEYLRVENILQNYDEFTRLKALQSLDMDDSKMVEEFKSMYYVTDEDIENMKKIEMPKERVVQDYRSTYNDIREWLRREKKGTVGEDSTLQWDDIVFEVDLLKSQEINLDYILELIFDKHKKVKSKDVLIGDVRRLIRSSTGNRAKESLIVDFINNTDLDKFDDKASIIEAFFSFAQMEQVKEAEELIKEEKLNTDAAKRYILTSLKKEQASDNGTELNEIIPKMSPLNPNYLTKKSTVFQKISAFVEKFKGIGDRI, encoded by the coding sequence ATGGCTGAATATAAACCAATTACAGAAACCAATAACTTTATAGTTTTAGATAAATACAATAAAATAGCTCAACAAGGTGTAAGTTATCAAACAGAAGCTCAATTAGAAGCTGAACTTATAAGAGACTTACAAAATCAAGGTTATGAATACTTACCTAAGCTTATCAATACAAAAGAGATGTTAAAAAATATTAGAATACAACTAGAAAATCTTAATGAAGTTAAATTTCTAGATTCTGAGTGGAAAAGATTTTGTGAGGAATATTTAGATAAACCAAGTGATAACTATATAGATAAAACTCGTAAAATTCATGATGATTATATTTATGATTTTACCTTTGATGATGGTCATCTCAAAAATATTTATCTTCTTGATAAGAAAAATATGAGTAGAAATAAGTTGCAGGTTATTTCACAGTTCCAACAAAAGGGAACTAGCAGTAATCGTTATGATGTAACAATTCTAGTTAATGGATTGCCTTTAATTCAAGTAGAACTAAAGAAACGTGGAATTGCTATTCGTGAAGCATTTAACCAAGTTAATAGATACACTAAAGAGAGCTTTAATGCTGATAACTCTTTATTTAAATATCTTCAGATTTGTGTAATTTCAAATGGTACAGATACAAGATACTTTGCTAACACTACTAAAAGAGATAAAAATAGTTTTGACTTTACTATGAACTGGGCAAAATCTGATAACACTCTTATTAGAGATTTAAAAGATTTTACTGCAACATTTTTTCAAAAGAATACACTATTAGATATACTGTTACACTACTCTGTTTTTGATTCTAATAACATACTGTTAATTATGAGACCGTATCAAATAGCTGCAACAGAAAGAATCTTATGGAAGATAAAAAGTTCGTATTTAGCTAAAAAATGGAAGACTCTTGAAAGTGGCGGGTATATCTGGCATACCACAGGATCAGGAAAAACTTTAACAAGTTTTAAAGCAGCTCGTTTAGCTACAGAGTTAGATTTTATAGATAAAGTATTCTTTGTTGTAGATAGAAAAGATTTAGATTATCAGACAATGAAAGAGTATCAACGTTTTTCACCAGATAGTGTCAATGGATCTGAAAATACTGCTGGACTTAAAAGAAACGTTGAGAAAGATGATAATAAAATCATTGTAACTACTATTCAAAAGTTAAATAATCTAATTAAAACTGAAGCAGACTTACCAATATATGACAAGCAAGTTGTCTTTATTTTTGATGAAGCTCATCGTTCACAATTTGGTGAAGCTCAAAAAAATATTGCTAAGAAATTTAAGAAGTACTATCAATTTGGATTTACTGGAACACCAATATTTCCAGAAAATGCTTTAGGTTCTGAAACTACTGCAAGTGTATTTGGTACAGAGTTACACTCATATGTTATAACTGATGCAATTAGAGATGAGAAGGTTCTTAAATTTAAAGTTGATTATAATGATGTACGTCCTAAGTTTAAATCTCTTGAGAAGGAGCAGGATGAGGATAAACTAACTTCTGAAGAAGCAAAGGTAGCTTTTTTACATCCAGAAAGAATCAAGGAAATATCTCAATATATTTTGAATAACTTTAAAATAAAAACCCATCGAACATATAATGGTGAAAAAGGATTTAATGCAATGTTTACTGTAAGTAGCGTTGAGGCAGCAAAACTTTATTATGAAACATTAACAAATTTACAAAAGAACAGAGAGAAACCTTTAAAGATAGCAACTATCTTTTCTTTTGCAGCTAATGAGGAACAAAACTCCAAAGGAGATATAGGTGATGAAACTTTTGAGCCTTCAGCAATGAATCAAAGTGCAAAGGAGTTTTTAATCTCTGCTATTAATGACTATAATACAATGTTTAAAACAAACTTTGGAATTGATAGTAAAGAGTTCCAAAACTATTATCGTGATCTTGCTAATAGAGTAAGAAAGCAAGAGATTGATTTATTAATTGTAGTTGGGATGTTTTTAACTGGATTTGATGCTCCAACATTAAATACCTTGTTTGTTGATAAGAACTTACGTTATCATGGATTAATACAAGCATTCTCAAGAACAAACCGTATCTACGATTCTACAAAGACTTTTGGAAATATAGTTACTTTTAGAGATTTAGAAGCAGCAACAATAGATGCTATAACTCTATTTGGTGATAAGAATACAAAGAATGTAGTTCTTGAAAAAAGTTATAAAGAATACATGGAAGGGTTCACTGATATTAGTACAGGTGCAGCTCGTCGTGGATACATAGAAGTAGTTAGAGAGTTGAATTCTCGTTTCCCTAATGTTGATGATATCGTCACTGAAAGAGATAAAAAGGATTTTGCTAAACTATTTGGTGAATATTTAAGAGTTGAAAACATATTGCAGAATTATGATGAGTTTACAAGATTAAAAGCTTTACAATCTCTTGATATGGACGATTCTAAAATGGTTGAAGAGTTCAAAAGTATGTATTATGTAACTGATGAAGATATAGAGAACATGAAAAAAATTGAAATGCCTAAAGAAAGAGTAGTTCAAGATTATCGTTCTACATATAATGATATTCGTGAGTGGCTTCGTCGTGAGAAGAAGGGGACAGTTGGAGAAGATTCTACACTCCAATGGGATGATATCGTTTTTGAAGTAGATCTTTTGAAATCTCAAGAGATAAACTTAGACTATATTCTTGAATTAATTTTTGATAAACATAAAAAAGTAAAAAGTAAGGATGTATTGATTGGAGATGTACGTCGTTTAATTAGATCAAGTACAGGAAATCGTGCAAAAGAAAGTTTAATAGTGGACTTTATCAATAATACTGATCTAGATAAATTTGATGATAAGGCTAGTATCATAGAAGCATTTTTTTCATTTGCTCAAATGGAACAAGTGAAAGAAGCTGAAGAGTTGATAAAAGAAGAAAAACTCAATACTGATGCAGCTAAAAGATATATACTGACATCACTAAAGAAAGAACAAGCTAGTGATAATGGAACTGAATTAAACGAAATCATTCCTAAGATGAGCCCTCTTAATCCTAACTACTTAACTAAAAAAAGCACTGTATTCCAGAAAATATCTGCCTTTGTGGAAAAGTTTAAAGGAATTGGTGACAGAATTTAA
- the fic gene encoding protein adenylyltransferase Fic: MTLENKLNITSQIELSKVEEKISKQKAKQLFDSGDINKVQIGTFEGLQYIHKYLFEDIYDFAGKIRKVNIAKNNFRFAPLMYLEHSLKYIDTMPQTTFEEIIEKYVEMNIAHPFREGNGRATRIWLDLILKENIKQIIDWNLVDKDEYLSAMERSVIKDIEIKHFLKQALTTEINDRNLFMKGIDVSYYYEGYSEYSTEEV, from the coding sequence ATGACTTTAGAAAATAAACTGAATATTACTAGCCAGATAGAGCTTTCAAAAGTAGAAGAGAAAATTAGTAAACAAAAAGCTAAGCAACTCTTTGACTCTGGAGATATTAATAAAGTTCAGATAGGAACGTTTGAAGGGCTTCAATACATTCACAAATATCTATTTGAAGATATATATGATTTTGCTGGGAAAATAAGAAAGGTTAATATAGCTAAAAACAACTTTCGTTTTGCACCACTAATGTATCTTGAACACTCGTTAAAATATATAGATACTATGCCACAAACAACATTTGAAGAAATTATTGAGAAATATGTGGAGATGAATATTGCTCATCCTTTCCGTGAAGGGAATGGAAGAGCAACTCGTATATGGCTTGATTTAATATTAAAAGAAAATATTAAACAAATAATTGATTGGAATTTAGTTGATAAAGATGAGTATCTATCAGCTATGGAGAGAAGTGTTATTAAAGATATTGAGATTAAACATTTTTTAAAACAAGCTCTTACAACTGAAATCAATGACCGTAACCTATTCATGAAGGGTATAGATGTTAGTTACTACTATGAAGGTTACAGCGAATATAGCACAGAGGAGGTCTAA
- a CDS encoding helix-turn-helix domain-containing protein, giving the protein MELKKLRETNGLTQEDVAKIIGVQREVISYYEHGKREIPVTNLKKLLNFLGIELEDFKNGKYEKKIQVAYRKDDISEEDFNQVIWLNKFVMNLSDLKKINTEEVK; this is encoded by the coding sequence ATGGAACTTAAAAAACTTAGGGAAACTAACGGTTTAACACAAGAAGATGTGGCAAAGATAATTGGTGTTCAAAGAGAAGTTATATCTTATTACGAACACGGAAAAAGAGAAATTCCTGTAACAAATTTAAAAAAACTTTTAAATTTTTTAGGTATTGAATTAGAAGATTTTAAAAATGGAAAATATGAAAAAAAAATTCAAGTAGCTTACAGAAAGGATGATATTTCTGAAGAAGATTTTAATCAAGTAATATGGCTAAACAAATTCGTTATGAATCTTTCAGATTTAAAAAAAATTAATACCGAGGAGGTAAAGTAA
- a CDS encoding PDDEXK nuclease domain-containing protein produces MENEKINELELVENLYVRVKNILENGRAKAFKVVNTVMIESYWNIGKEIIEEEQRGENRAEYGKYVIQSISEKLTKEFGKGYSKQNLWYMKQFYLTFPILHSVRGELSWTHYRLLMKLKNNDIRNFYMIETIENNWSSRELDRQISSLLYERIKMSKDPVTVKELSVVGQKVETAHDIIKSPMVFEFLGKGDYTISVESDLESALMDKLQLFLLELGKGFSFVGRQKRINIDGDNYYIDLVFYNYILKCFVLIDLKMGKLTHRDIGQMDFYVRYYEKEIRLDGDNPTIGLLLCSDKNDSMVKYTLLDDSKNIFASKYQFYFPTEDELIEELEREKLSLELEYND; encoded by the coding sequence ATGGAAAATGAAAAAATAAATGAATTGGAATTAGTAGAAAATCTATATGTTAGAGTAAAAAATATTTTAGAAAATGGTCGTGCTAAAGCATTTAAAGTTGTAAATACTGTTATGATAGAAAGTTATTGGAATATTGGTAAAGAGATTATTGAGGAAGAGCAAAGAGGGGAAAACCGAGCTGAATATGGGAAATATGTAATCCAATCTATCTCTGAAAAACTAACAAAAGAGTTTGGAAAAGGTTATTCAAAACAAAATCTATGGTATATGAAACAATTTTATCTAACTTTTCCAATTCTCCACTCAGTGCGTGGAGAATTGAGTTGGACACACTATAGACTTTTGATGAAATTAAAAAATAATGATATTCGTAATTTCTATATGATTGAAACAATCGAAAATAATTGGTCATCAAGAGAATTAGATAGACAGATAAGCTCTCTGCTATACGAAAGAATTAAGATGAGTAAAGATCCTGTTACAGTAAAAGAACTTTCAGTAGTTGGACAAAAAGTAGAAACAGCTCACGATATTATAAAAAGTCCTATGGTTTTTGAATTTTTAGGAAAAGGAGATTACACAATATCTGTAGAAAGTGATTTAGAATCTGCTCTTATGGATAAGCTTCAGCTTTTTCTTCTTGAGTTAGGAAAGGGATTTTCTTTTGTTGGTAGACAAAAAAGAATTAATATAGATGGCGATAACTATTATATTGACTTAGTTTTCTATAACTATATTTTAAAATGTTTTGTTTTGATTGACTTGAAAATGGGAAAATTAACTCATAGAGATATAGGACAAATGGATTTTTACGTACGTTATTATGAAAAAGAGATACGTTTAGATGGGGATAATCCAACTATAGGATTGCTTCTTTGTTCAGATAAAAATGATTCAATGGTTAAATATACATTACTAGATGATAGTAAAAATATATTTGCATCTAAATATCAATTTTACTTCCCAACAGAAGATGAATTGATAGAAGAGTTGGAAAGAGAAAAGTTAAGTTTAGAATTAGAATATAACGACTAA
- a CDS encoding ImmA/IrrE family metallo-endopeptidase, with amino-acid sequence MNKKERFLAIDARNKLGIDIFEPIENIENLLFKKQGISIIKKKMSSKISGICTKSNDNTMAILVNTSYSLGRQNFTIAHEYYHLMFDYDLNKYSKDKETQANTFASYFIMPKEALEYYLEKKGIGRKKDDLTQDDIIEISTYFKMSYLAVLVRLEKFEKLISKDKANEYKNLNAHNLALLNGIFTNLYNATEEKFSAKTNYVEEVKKAFESNKITIGKYESLLLEGGFEDVVFGLDSSTVEGVNDGIIEDYM; translated from the coding sequence ATGAATAAAAAAGAACGATTCCTAGCTATTGATGCTAGGAATAAACTTGGAATAGATATTTTTGAGCCAATAGAAAATATTGAAAATCTTTTATTCAAAAAACAAGGAATTTCAATTATAAAGAAAAAAATGAGTAGTAAAATATCTGGTATTTGTACTAAAAGTAATGATAATACTATGGCTATACTAGTAAATACTTCATATAGCTTAGGGCGTCAAAATTTTACAATAGCCCATGAATACTACCATTTAATGTTTGATTACGATTTAAATAAATATTCCAAAGATAAAGAGACTCAAGCTAATACTTTTGCTTCATACTTTATAATGCCTAAAGAAGCTTTAGAATATTATTTGGAAAAAAAAGGTATTGGAAGAAAAAAAGATGATTTAACACAAGATGATATTATAGAAATATCTACATATTTTAAAATGAGTTATCTAGCAGTTCTTGTTCGTCTAGAGAAATTTGAAAAATTAATTTCTAAAGATAAAGCCAATGAATATAAAAATTTAAATGCTCATAATCTTGCTTTATTAAATGGAATTTTTACAAATTTATATAATGCAACAGAAGAAAAGTTTTCTGCTAAAACAAACTATGTTGAAGAAGTTAAAAAAGCTTTTGAAAGTAATAAAATAACAATTGGAAAATATGAGTCTTTATTGCTCGAAGGGGGATTCGAAGATGTTGTATTCGGTTTAGATAGCTCTACTGTTGAGGGGGTAAATGATGGAATCATCGAAGATTATATGTGA